In Bradyrhizobium sp. WBOS07, the genomic window CAAAGCACGTCGCGCCCGAGCCGGACATGCGGGCGAGCTGGACGCCGGCGGTGCCGCGCAAGGCCTCCAGCACCTCGCCGATCACCGGCTGGATGCGCAGCGCAGGCGCTTCGAGATCGTTGGGAACGCGTTCGAGCACTGCGACCCAATCGGCAGTCGATCCGCCCTCGTCCGGCCAGGCCGGAGCGCGGATGACGTCGGTGACGCCGACCAGCAACTCACCGTTGCGCAGGCCGAGCTCCTGAAACACGTCCTTGGTGGCGACGGGCACGCGCGGATTGACCATGACGCAGGGCATGCTCGGCAGGCTCAGCGGCAGCAGCTGCTCGCCGACGCCGGTCATGTCGCAGGCGCGCGAGACGAGGCACACCGGCACGTCGGCGCCGGTCGCGAGCGCGACCTTCTGCAGCCTGGGATCGTCGAGCGAGAGATCGTTGAGACGCGCGAGCAGCCGTAGCGCGGCCGCGGCGTCGGCCGAGCCGCCGCCGATGCCGGCGGCCACCGGCAGCACCTTGTCGAGCGCGAACGCGCCGAGCTTCAGGCCCGGCACCGCTTCGGCGAGCAGCCTGGCGGCCTTGAGCACGAGATTGTCGGCGGTATCGCCGCAGGCCGCGGCCAGCGGCCCGGTGGCGGTGAGCTTCAGCTCGCCTCCC contains:
- a CDS encoding 4-(cytidine 5'-diphospho)-2-C-methyl-D-erythritol kinase, which encodes MPALIEQGRAKVNLSLRVVGRRADGYHDLESVVAFADCADRLTLEPGGELKLTATGPLAAACGDTADNLVLKAARLLAEAVPGLKLGAFALDKVLPVAAGIGGGSADAAAALRLLARLNDLSLDDPRLQKVALATGADVPVCLVSRACDMTGVGEQLLPLSLPSMPCVMVNPRVPVATKDVFQELGLRNGELLVGVTDVIRAPAWPDEGGSTADWVAVLERVPNDLEAPALRIQPVIGEVLEALRGTAGVQLARMSGSGATCFAIYGAANEAHAAAERIRRDHPGWWVHAGTLS